Proteins co-encoded in one Medicago truncatula cultivar Jemalong A17 chromosome 8, MtrunA17r5.0-ANR, whole genome shotgun sequence genomic window:
- the LOC11417026 gene encoding uncharacterized GPI-anchored protein At4g28100 codes for MTLTLPSFNTLLLILFIPCYLSLPIPIPIPDAATVQPLTPNPSSSLQGTIPAFPEQADVARCPLSLSDEHLNGIKNACSSKSNKHDAADDELHRSRCCPALAAWLYSAYSATALGGFEHGHTTSYDMPLLPDDSETCESDLGKALKVRGIELFQPNETCDVVYCYCGIRLHPLSCSESFKLTAHNGNLVGDESVKRLERNCLSSSSNHVNGFPALGGCSKCLHSLYSLRKKTSNSSKSGDRTTKIHNKDCELMGLTWLLAKNRTTYIHTVTWVLRALMLSPDGSDPQSCTLNSDGMPLAVDSSEMYDQSSSINLKVPIFTSLLFLLAMHFILLST; via the exons ATGACACTGACACTACCATCTTTCAATACCCTTCTTCTCATCTTATTCATTCCTTGCTATCTGTCTCTACCTATCCCTATCCCTATCCCTGATGCAGCAACAGTTCAACCACTCACACCAAATCCATCTTCATCTTTACAAGGAACAATCCCTGCCTTTCCTGAACAAGCTGATGTTGCAAGATGCCCTTTAAGTCTCTCAGATGAACACTTGAATGGAATCAAAAACGCATGCAGTTCCAAATCCAACAAACATGATGCTGCTGATGATGAACTTCACCGTAGCCGATGTTGTCCTGCTCTAGCTGCGTGGCTATATTCTGCTTACTCTGCCACTGCTCTTGGTGGATTTGAACATGGACACACTACATCATATGACATGCCTTTGTTACCAGATGATTCTGAAACATGTGAAAGTGATTTGGGAAAGGCTTTGAAAGTTAGAGGGATTGAACTTTTTCAACCTAATGAGACTTGTGATGTGGTTTATTGCTATTGTGGTATTAGGCTTCATCCTTTGAGCTGTTCTGAATCATTTAAACTTACAGCTCATAATGGAAATCTTGTTGGGGATGAAAGTGTCAAGAGATTGGAGAGAAATTGTTTGAGTAGTAGCAGTAATCATGTCAATGGATTTCCTGCTCTAGGAGGTTGCTCTAAGTGCTTGCATAGCCTCTATTCG CTTAGAAAGAAGACTTCAAACTCAAGTAAATCAGGAGATAGAACAACCAAGATCCATAACAAAGATTGTGAACTAATGGGATTAACATGGCTTCTTGCTAAGAATAGGACAACTTACATTCACACAGTTACTTGGGTTCTTCGTGCTTTGATGTTGAGCCCTGATGGATCTGACCCACAATCATGTACTCTTAATAGTGATGGAATGCCTCTTGCTGTTGATTCTTCTGAAATGTATGATcaatcttcatcaatcaacCTCAAAGTACCAATCTTTACTTCTTTGTTATTTCTACTAGCTATGCATTTCATTCTATTATCCACttaa
- the LOC120577594 gene encoding protein MAINTENANCE OF MERISTEMS-like, which translates to MPEQQHIPDEDDIAVAAAPAVLPLEPPFHRGPENISLLHSYANHVALPLWYNSDNVRKTRVVRLINHGAKILSLGRPNNNNRWFLDALRESGLHDLVYLGYAIVSHALLMTLCERWHPETGTFHMPLGEMIVTLDDVACLMHVQIEGRMLSHPKKMSKHERATLMVRHLGVSEREAEKIYDTEYDGYISYPKLKELYTRHFGRANIFADTKDPEEMEELERVRNFCVRSNKHIELVYLTTMEGGLAGMRNYSWGGMALAYLYGELVDACLPGDRALGGSVTLLTA; encoded by the exons ATGCCAGAGCAGCAACATATACCAGACGAGGATGACATTGCAGTTGCGGCTGCCCCTGCGGTGTTACCTTTGGAGCCTCCTTTTCATAGAGGACCGGAAAATATATCTCTACTGCACTCTTATGCCAACCATGTGGCATTGCCGCTTTGGTATAATTCAGATAAC GTTCGTAAGACGCGTGTTGTAAGACTGATTAATCATGGGGCTAAGATTTTGAGTCTCGGACGtccaaacaacaataatagatgGTTTTTGGATGCACTTAGGGAGAGCGGGTTACATGATTTGGTTTATCTGGGCTACGCCATTGTGTCTCATGCTTTGCTGATGACTCTATGTGAGAGGTGGCATCCCGAGACCGGCACTTTTCACATGCCATTGGGGGAGATGATTGTGActttggatgatgtcgcatgtcttATGCATGTTCAGATTGAAGGGCGGATGTTGAGCCATCCAAAGAAGATGTCGAAACATGAGAGAGCGACACTTATGGTGAGGCACTTGGGTGTGTCGGAGAGGGAGGCAGAGAAAATTTATGATACAGAGTATGATGGGTACATTAGTTATCCAAAGTTGAAGGAATTATATACGAGGCACTTTGGTAGGGCTAACATTTTCGCGGATACAAAGGATCCAGAGGAAATGGAGGAGTTGGAGAGGGTTAGGAACTTTTGTGTGAG AAGCAACAAACACATCGAGTTGGTTTATCTGACGACCATGGAGGGTGGCTTAGCggggatgcgtaattattcaTGGGGAGGGATGGCACTGGCATACCTATACGGCGAGTTAGTTGATGCTTGTTTGCCTGGAGACAGAGCTCTTGGGGGaagcgtgacactgctcact gcatga